GCTCCTTGAGTGCATCTTTGCCGATCCAGCGGGCGCTTGCGTCGCTGGATTCGGCAAGCCTCTTGGAAAGATCACAGGCGGCCTTGTGAAGCGGACCGCTGCGTTTGCCGATTGCTCGCAGGGCCATATTCACGGACTTCTTCACGAAGTTCCGTTCGTCCGTGGCGGCCTTTTCGATCAAGGGTAGCGCCTTGAAAAAGGGAGCGTCATCGTCAGCGCTACCTGCGAGAGCCCAGAGCAGCGCGAAAGCCCCGCGCTTGACGAACTCGTCCTTCTTGACTGCCCATTTCTCGATCTTCTCCCATGCATGGGGAACTCGCTTGAAGAGTGCGAAGCAGATTGTGTCAACGACCGCCCAGTTGTCGAAGTCACAGGCCCAGGCATCCATTTGCTTCGCCGTCACTTGTGCTGGATCATCGACATAGCAGGCAAGCAAACGAGCCTCGTAAACACCGCTGGCCCAGAGTTCGGCGGCGA
This portion of the Luteolibacter luteus genome encodes:
- a CDS encoding DNA alkylation repair protein, whose product is MAKPAKRSGTKDGPIIADLQAALDWLKKHASKATLDGMARYAIPSDHAFGVAMRDVQALAKAIGKNHGLAAELWASGVYEARLLACYVDDPAQVTAKQMDAWACDFDNWAVVDTICFALFKRVPHAWEKIEKWAVKKDEFVKRGAFALLWALAGSADDDAPFFKALPLIEKAATDERNFVKKSVNMALRAIGKRSGPLHKAACDLSKRLAESSDASARWIGKDALKELSSASVMKRLDA